The Solanum pennellii chromosome 11, SPENNV200 sequence CCACTCAAGTACATCGGTAGTTGGTATCTGAATCCTATCCTCAATGAAATCTTGAAGATGCATCATACTTTCtgattttcaaaagactttTGGCCGGTAGCTTGGTTTGGTACTACGCATAGTTTCACTTAGCATGcactaattttcttctttcattgTTTAACCAGTTTAATGCTGTCCCTCTATTTCAGGGAAGTAAAAgtactctttctcatttttcttctttttattcttatctCAAATTCAAAGTATTTAAGGAATAGTTATATTACACATTATTCTTTTCTTGCAGATGATATGATATGTTATCTAGgataaaatatctttttctgTGTATTGATCTTCTATCCTTATTCCCCCTACTCTTCCATCAGAAGATGGATAGTTCTATGCTTATAGATGGCGAGAATCAGAAAGACCCTTCAGCAGATACTTCTGATCCGAAACACAGAAGATCTTCTAGCAAGTGGAATGATGATATATCTCAGGTGGGGAATGCAATCACTGAATCAGCTCAGGTGGGTGAATATATCATTGTTTTCTTTCTGTGGTTTAAAACTTCCCATAGGCCTTTACCTCTCtaaatttcacattcttaaaATCTTTAAGTGGAGAAGACTACCATAGTGATTCTTAATATTGCAAACATTAATGCTCTGGTGGATTTGAAAGATTTGTCATAAACATAGATGTTAGTTGGTCATTTAAGCTTTATATTGTGAAGTTTACTGCGAGTGCTTTCTGAGGTCTTGTCTTTCTGCAGAATTTGATGTGTCTGCATTTATATTCCTTGTGAATTAAGAAGTTACAATGCCGAAATACTCAGCAAGCTCATCATTTGTATTAGGAATGAGAAGTTATTTAATCCCAATAGCTATACTACATTTACTTCCAAGTCCAGTATTGCACATGTAGATTTGAGTTTCCTGCACCTCTGATTTTTGAATGGGGCTTAGATAGTAAAGCTTTCAGTCAATTCTGTAGTGTGTTTAGATAGTAAAGCTTCTAGGAAAAGGTGCAACATTATTGCCCTTTACTCGTTTATcaggttttgatttttgttttcttttttcatttgattgtctttttatttgattataggAAGGAATTTCAATGTCTGATCAGATGGACCTTCTAGTTGAGCAAGTCAAGATGCTTGCTGGAGAGATTGCCTTCAGCACCAGTACATTGAAACGCCTTGTTGAGCAATCTGTTAATGACCCCGAGAGTTCGCAAACACAAGTAACTCTTGTCTTTCTGGACTCAAATGTTTTATAACAATTTGCCTTCTAGTTGTAATGAGACTGATAATTTTATGAGTGATTTTTCTGCTAGGACTAAACGATTTGTCGAGTCACTTGTAGAAATTAGAATGTGATATCACTAGGTTCTGCATTCTGCATCTCTTGTAAGGTCTTCAATTTCTAATGTTTCAAGAAACTTCAATGAATTTGTCAATGATGCTTTTCAGAAAGTCATGTGTATATAATAGTGTTTCAGCTGTGGAACATAGTCAATTCTAGAAGCATCACTAGTAACAATGGGGTCTCTTTGATCTTTAAAGTTCCTAGGATCCTACAAGTTCAAATCCCCTACAgaacactaggtgatttctttccATCTGTCCAAGCCTTGGTGGGCAGAGTTACCGTACCTGTTACTGGTGCGAGGTGAAAGGTATCACGTGGAACTAGTTGATGCACGCAAGCTGCCCCATACACCAcagttgtaaaaaaaaaaagttcctAGGATCTTGAATGCTTGACGACCTACCACAAGATGTAGCAGTTTGTTCATCCTGACTATTTTGCTTCTTCCTTGAGCAATTGCAGCTGTCTGAAGCACATAGATACAATTTTCATTCAATCCTTTCAGTAGATGTATTTTTTTGTATCTGGACTTATTGTAGTTCTGAATTCTTATGACAGATTCAAAATTTAGAGTGTGAAATTCAAGAGAAGAGAAAGCAAATGAGGATGTTGGAACAACATATTGTTGAAAGTGGTAAAGCATCTGTTGCAAATGCATCCTTCGTCGAAATGCAGCAGGTGATGTCATGTTAACCTTTTCTACTGTCATGGACATTTCTCCACCTCTTACGTGGCTGTACTTTGTCTCATATTACTATTTTTGACAGactttgatgaaattgatgacACAATGTAGTGAGCAGAGTTTTGAGCTTGAGGTTGGTTACCCTATAAAAGCTCAGTCAAGTACACTtaacaaaaaaatctaaaaagtcTCATTCTTGTTACAAGCTTGTAACCatctattttttttggattaagTTGGTTACAATTTGATCTTGTGATGCAGATCAAATCTGCAGATAATCGGATTCTCCAGGAACAGCTGCAGAACAAGGTCAAACAAGGCATTATATCTTGTTGCAAATGGAATAACCTAGTTGCTAAATATTATTGACTTTTCCCTATTCATTTTATAATGAGTAGCTTATTGTATTTCCTAGGCATAATTTGGCTGTTACATTTATGGTGTTTTCAGTGCTTAGAGAACAAGGAACTACAAGAAAAGATTTGTCGTGTTGAACAGCAGCTAGCTGCATTTAAGGCAGAACAAGCGAATCCCTCATCAGAAAGATGTGTATCTGATGAATATATTGATGAGCTTAGAAGGAAAATTCAGTCCCAGGTGATTTTAAGAGCTTTCTGTCCTCTGACTTATTGGTCTGCATCTTGAGTTCTTGAGGTGGGTAGTAACTTTTGATGGTAGTTATTGATCTGATAAACAGAGGATCTTTTATcttctggaaaaaaaatggataaGGGTTTCCTTGGGGTGGGGGTTTCTCAGGAGCAAGTATAGCCTGATTACCTGAGGTTTAAATACATGGTGCAGAGTGCATCATGCCTTGGATTTCAATAAAACATAAGAGGAATTCAAGGACTATATGAAGGTTTAAGAAATCTTCTTTCATACAAGTTCGACTAaaccaaaagaaagaagaaacctTTGTTATCCAAGTTGATGGATTTTTCTATTGAAAAGAACCTGTTGTAATATGTTTCAGAATAATAAGTAGTTCAAAATTTCTCCAACTAAGGaattttaatgatttgattAATGGATTTGATGAGTGGGCCTATTCTCTCCCTTCTCTTTATCCTAAGTTAATGTATCAAGCTTTACCTTTCTCTCTGACATTGTTAGGTGTTCTGTGACTAAAGTTTTTGCTTTAGAACAATCCAATGCATGTCGCCTAAAcacattatttttgttgtgaTTGACTTTCTGtagtttttgttttcttgaCGAAATTGGCAGCTAAGGTttatttttgaatgaattgGTAGTTTAAGTACTTATGTTTTCagtatttaatgaaaataaaagttGACATGAATCTGTGTGTTGAACTTTTGATCTTCTATGGCTTCGATTATCCCCAATTATCAGACTAAATCTCGAGACCCTTTGTTTAATGACCTTCATGATTGTACAGGAACATTAATATGGTTGTACATGCTTTATTTGAATTCATATCATGGTTCTAATATGTTTTGCAATTTGAGCAGGATGTTGAGAATGACAAGCTAAAGCTGGAACATATTCAACTTGCGGAGGAGAACAGTGGGCTGCATGTGCAAAACCAGAAATTGTCAGAGGAAGCTTCATACGCAAAAGAATTAGCATCTGCTGCTGCTGTTGAACTGAAAAATTTAGCTGCTGAAGTCACAAAGCTCTCATTACAGAATGCAAAACTGGAGAAAGAATTGTTGGCTGCTCGAGAGATGTCGAGATCTAGGAGTTCCAATGCACAAACTGGTAACGTTAATAGCAGAAAGCATGGTGAAAACATAAGACCAGGGCGTAGAGGCCGGATTTCTGGTCGAGTAAGTGAAATTTCAGGAGTGATTCATGATGACTTCGACACGTGGGACCTAGATCCTGAAGATCTAAAGATGGAGTTGCAAGCAAGAAAACAACGTGAAGCAGTTCTTGAGGCTGCGTTGGCTGACAAGGAGATTGTGGAAGATGAGTACAGGAAAAAGGTAGAGGAGGGAAAGAAAAGGGAGGCTTCTTTGGAAAATGATTTGGCAAATATGTGGGTGCTCGTCGCTCAACTAAAGAAAGAGAATAGTGCTAGGCAAGACTTGAAACTGGAAGCCGACTGTCAATTAAGTGGAGAAGGCAATATGGTGAATCCAGAAATTAATGTTGGTGACAACAAGGATCTCATCCCTGATGTTAGCCAAGACGGGGTTCATACAAATGCAGCTGCTGAGATTCTGAAGGAAGAACCTCTGGTGGCCCACTTGAAGGTAATTAAGCTTGTCCTTTTCTGATCGGTTATCTGCACCTTTGTCTGGCATGTAGTGTTTGACATATCCTTCTCATTCATCTGAACTTTCTGATGTTGTTTAACTTTTGTGTGAACATTTGTAAAATGTTACGTAAAATCGAAAGTTGGAGACAATTTTAGCTGTAAACTCCATTCTTCATTTTCTGGTGTGGAACTTTCTTCTTTAAACCGGGGTTGTAGTTAATTTATACTTGTTTGTTCTAATGGTAGTTGTGGAAGAAGATCAAAGTGGTAATTTGAAAGTATTTTGGGGAAAATATTGCTGGAGAGTTAACAAAATCtgaataatcaaataaatttatttttttacagaTGAAGTTATATAGAGTGCTACTTTCTGTAAATATGTCAAATGGATTTTACATTATGAAAGTATGTTTTATGTAAATAGGATGAAGAGTCGGTGATAGGGATGTAAATGGGGCAGGGCAGGGAGAGGGCAGGTCAAGCTTTGACCCGCTAAAATTTTAAACCGCCTGCCCCCCTTCCCCTATTAAATGTTAGTCCTATTCTTTTCAGTGCTTTAATCTTTCTAACaaagaactatttaatttttaaatcataaaGGATTGGGTATTAACAAATACTGTTGGCTTTTCTTATTATTAAGCATAAAGGATGACTATTGTGTTTGagtcttttattaattttttcaataatatctTTTATTATTGAATCAGTGGAAATTGGTCTAGGAATCTGCCAAATTAAATACTTTGTCGTGTTTCTCTTTTGCACACTCCTTAAGAAAACATTAATTAGGAGCTTTTGTGCGTGACTATTTTACCCTCatttatatcttaaaatataatcactcttcatcaaaaatatctACTCTATTGAGGTGTTCGTAATCTTCAAGAATAATTATTACCAAgtataaaagggaaaataataaataattttgtcttGAACttctaaaatgacaaataatttgagataattatttttatacatcaTGACACATAATTTGAAAAGGAGGGAGTATTGGACAAGAATCAGAAGATTCCCATTATAGTATAGTGAAACTAGTGACATTACACTGATCACATAACAACATTCTAATATTGAATTAGAACACATCACATGAAGAACAACTAACTAATACTCTCACATCCTTTTTAACATTATGTGATATAATCGATATAACAGTTTTCCTGATTGCATCTGCAGTcctcttttaaaatttatatctaaTATATATGTCATTCTATACATGCACATTCAATATTATGTATTTATCACTAATATCTTTGTTTTCatacaattattttttggtttttctaatttatatttgtatgttgaGTGAACAAAAGTGTCCATTCTGGTTACCTTGgtataaaggaaaataatttcttatctCTTCCTGTCTgcatttttctttctattttaaggaaaataatttgtTCATCTTCTCCCTGTCTgcattttttctttgtattttaagGGGGGTTAGTTTGACAGATAGATTccactaaaataaattaatattgacAAAGTTCGTCACCCCCTTAGTACCCATAGAATTCATCATCTCTTTGGTGAACTTGTATGATTGGTAGTATTTAGTAAGCTACCAACAAAGGTGAGATAGTCAGATGAAAGAATGGGCCAAATGCCCAAAACAACCTTGGCCCCCTGCCCTGCCTCATTAGAAGTTCTTACAATATATGTTTTTTCCTGTCCCTCCCCACCCTGTACCACCCCATTTGCCATCCCTAGACTCAGGTATCACATCTTACTGTTTCGGCTTACTAGAAAGTGGTGCCCACTATTGTTATTTCTGTGTCATAATGACTCCAAAAAGAATATGGGAGTTTTTCATGATGTTTTACATTTGCACCTCCAGGCTCGAATGCAAGAAATGAAGGAGAAAGAACATAGACACTTGGGCAATGGTGATGCAAATTCACATATATGCAAAGTATGTTTTGAGTCACCTACTGCTGCAATGCTCCTTCCTTGCCGACATTTTTGTTGTAAGATGCTATTTTAATTCTTTGCTTCCATTATTTGTGCTCTCATGATGTATAGGCTGTTCTGATGTGGTCTTAATATTGCAGTGTGCAAGTCTTGTTCCCTGGCTTGCATTGAGTGTCCAATTTGTCGGACAAAAATTGTAGATAGGATTTTTGCTTTTACTTGACTTTGCACTTCAATTGCATGGAATGATGGTGCACAAAAAGGTTCTACTCCTCATGAATCACACTTCACTTTTACCTCTGTGCACACATACATcctgaaaaatatttcttactGTCTTCTCTTCACTGCAGGAGTTCATTTATTCTCGTCAACTTGCCATATTctattatattcttttattaGTTCAACTGTATGTAAATTTCCCGCTACCCTATTCAAATGCGATATCATTTTTACAATGTACTTAACCAAGGACTatcaaagaagaagacaaaCCAACAGAGGAAGTGACGCAAATTAGTAAATCTGAAGTTCTCAAGGAGTTGCTATATGATCTCCTTGACCTTTAAATGTAGTGTATAGAACAGATGTGTAATACAAAATGTCATGttaatcttgtatttttttttattttttttttgcaaattttttaACCGTCTATATCAATTGTCTGTAGTAAGAGTTGCTAGATGATGTATAAGTTGTAATTGTAATTGATTAACTCAGTTGTCATGTAGTTAGTTATGCAGTTTGATATTTGTTAGAGGTGGTTAGTAGTGACACGAATATCCCCAAGTTTTTTAACTGCAGGtactttctttctcttcataTTAAAGCATGAGCGTTTGTGTTTTAATGGTGGATGATGTAACGATACTCATGttctttttgggtttttttcCCTATCTTTTGACCCTTAGTTTCGATATATCATTTGTGGCTTGTGAGGATAGTGATATGCTCAAAAATGACACCTTAAGATGATAGactcctcaactttgtcattcgAAGCTGATATGTCCTTGTTATGAGAGTAGCTTATATATATGCTTATCGTTATACAAACTGTTTATGTGCACCCCTACCgttataaaatgagtttatatataccctttatttaatgaaagtgaaaaaattaaatttatatttttaatttttaattttttctaaaaattatttaggggtatatataaTTCTTCTAGAAAAgtttaaagtatattttaatcttttcacATACATAAATTAGTAAACTCAAACAATGTAACAGTTGAATCCTGCAGAGAATAGGGAGAAAGACTACAAATTTAACGAATATTTGATGAATAGTCtaatttatattatgtgaaagtggaaaggattttgtttttatttaagagaaaagacataaagtgacacctgaAATTGTtccgaatttttaaaaagataccTTAACTGTGCAGATGTCTATTTAGTACTTTGAGTTTAAATTATATGATTAAGGAATTACGGCTGTGTCCCACAATAGAATGTCCTTTTCTTGAAGTCATGCAATTACAAATATTGAGTCTTTGGATATGCACTCACCATTATGAAATCTTTTTCGagagttttgaacaatttatgaTTCGGAAAAGGGCATAAAGTAtctttgaagtattgaaaatggtacaaaattaccttcatccacctattgcctccaaaataccctttccacccacttattggctccaaaatacccttgtcatccacctttgtgttcaaaattgaccacttatttaacgattttaaatttaaactatttatatatttttttaaatatgtggcactcaactatttgttataatttaacttattagtataatttataaatcaatccactacccactcattactaattaaactccaccaaattaataaatctgTCACATTACTAATGCAATAACAAGAAAGCTACTGAcaatgagtgtttttaaaaatttgaggtgaaaatatttatagaaataaattatcatacattcaagtgtctaaataaaaaaaaactaataaacttaaaagtctgactatgttcatcttaattattctttcatctcaattatgtgatgttacttcatagataactttttttttaaaataatatattaaaggttttaaaacaaatcataaatatttataaaattatatttaaaaaaatgcatgaattaattcgggatgtactacttctttacctttaatcataaatttcgaattcaaacttgaaagagaatcctattgaaagtgtccacCTAAATAAGCGGCTATTGGGGCTTCATTCGGACTCAAATAATTTTGGTTGTCATTTTtaggaatctataattttgtcgtgttttagtagtgtctatggtgattttgatattataattggtttattaattgggtgggatTTTAGCTAGTAATGAGTGAGTAGTGGGTcgatttaaaaattatattgataaattaaattataaccaatagttgagcgccaagtatattaaaaaatatttaaacaatttaattttaaaaccgttaaataagtggtcaattttgaactcaaaggtgaatgacaagggtattttaaagccaataggtggatgaaaaagacattttggagccaattggtggatggaggataattttgtactatttccaatacttcgaggatattttaggcccttttccgtttatGATTTCTATAAATCTGTATGAGttatttggataaaaatgacatattatgtcatataaattCAACTGATTCTTAAGAGATTTGTTAAATAAGAGGATGATGCCTTAAGTTTATACAGTTTATATCAAATCTTATAGTAAGAGGAAATTACAAAAATGAGTTACAAGtccaaaaataattacatattcatatctttattcaaaatatttcaagaGATATCATTCTCTAAAAATGAGGATGATGCATTGAGTTCATACATGTTCATTCTTTTTAtcctatttttttctctcattaattatttattatttttgttttctcttttattattatttttaattttttcctttattacaAATACCAtttagtaataattttattatttctatttttttttattagtttatcttcttttttaattttttctctttctatatttttagatttttaagaaaataaaataaattacttttgTCCTTTCCCATTTATTACTTCAATATTTCCTGGAAGTTACCTTACCTATGAAATAGTATGCATGGCGCATGTCATAGTTTAGAAAGACCAAAATATTATGTAAGTCAAGACATTTTTACTTCATGAATCATGACAGTGTTTTACTTTAAGCAGCTTCTAAGAAACTATTAGTAATAGTGACAAccattatatgtatatatataaaaaaaattggcttGTATACTTTGCACAATAATTTATGTACTATgtacataatataatttttcgataaaGGAGGTTTAAATTGACATCTTGACTATGGTAATTTAAGATACTTAACACATTGATGAGAGTGCATATTCCAGGAAACTGTACTTACTAATTGCTTTACCTAAACACAAATTGTGTCTTACATGTATTATATTGGATAAATTACTCAACTACACAatctttcttttcataatttttaaaatttcctacattttataatatttcaaaaatccctcttttcctttttctctctCATTTGTCAGATACATTATTTACATTCCTTCCAATCCAACGTTTTTGTTCCTATTTTTATGCCTAAAATCACTCCATATATCAACAATTACATCAAtcactcaattttttaatttcaaatctattctctctcaagttcatcaatttcaagtttctAAGAGGTAGAactatttcttcatcaattttttattttcagctcttcagattttatttttttattaaaaaaaataatattattaatttacaaatttCTTATACATATGAATTCTGCTCCCTCTTTTTAGTAGGTAccttgtgtattttattttgatgatgaaaactTTCATCAAAATAGATCTAATCAACTCATTATGATTCCGACGATGATGATTGGGCTGAAAATAAATCCAAAAGCTTGTAGGATCCATTAACAATGACGAATGATACGAAGTCGAAGGAGGATGAAATTTCATCTTTTAAAGCGAATGTGGAAGAACCCCCCAAAGAGGATAGAATTGTTGCATCTTCTATGTGGTGTGTtatctttgaagaaaatgatCTAGGATTAACAATCTTAGGAGGTTGGTTTCTGGATAAATGGCTACTTCGTCGATATAGAATAGTCATTATGTATTTGTCACACCCATTTGaatgttttactattttaaagatacattaaataaagtTTTAGAATGTTTCTTTAAaagttttgttatttttaaatttaatgtattttaattttgatctcaatatgtatatttttctttattttttggttataaTTATAGTGCTTGTGGTATACAATacaaaataagataattttaaaaattatctgatacaaataagttttataaatttaagtatCACACAATTTTATCATTCAAGAGGTTGTTTATTAAGTTATAGATACACTTTATATCTCACCACGACAATGTATATTTCAACATGTatcaattacataaattaatgtatcaaatatatattttatctttccttttatttgtgaTATTTAACATAAAGTTACAGTAAATACGGTAGTTCACAATCatgatgtatcatatacattaatattaaaataaaaaaaaatatattatataaatattttaccagatttataaaatttaatagtttaacagtgtgattaaattattttccagCAGAAATGTacataaagttgaacaaatttCTATTTATTACTAATATTTAACAGTAACACTTCATTATATTGGAAGCTGGatgtatttttctaaaaagaaatgtATCACTTTTCTTTGGGTAAGAGAGTACAAGATCGTGTGTTGACACGTTCATGTCTATAACGTCCTCAACGATTTCTGCTCGTAGTTGGCTTATCActtgagttttttttctttctttttatgacCGTCCAATCATTCTTTTGTATCGAGATGGCAAGACAATTTCTTATCTGGTAATGGAACCATTGAATCTTTCAAAATTACTTATTTACCTTTCAAGGCAAACAACATCAGTTAgcttattatttctattaaatatcAATTTGACTGATTAATAATCTGTAGTTACatttatgtatcaagtacaatttttcattattatgcaTCATATTAAAGCTTATTGTTTCTATTAAGTATCAATTTGACTGATTTATAATTTGTAGTTAgaattatgtatcaagtacaattttacatttttatgtatcatattaaagcttattatttatattaagtaTCAACATCTTCAATTGCAGAATATCTGATACTTTATTATTAGTAGatacaaaatttagaaaaaagatattatgtatatgatatatcGTTGCATCAAATGAAATCTTTTTTACATGTCGTCTCTTTTAACTTTGGCACACATCACAATATTGATACTATTATTCTATCCCGTACAAAATTTACAGAAAATTAAGTATCAGACACACAACAATATATACCAAACtaactttataaaaaattaaaaataaaaaaatgtaactagTTTTCACTAAAAGtacttgtaacgacctgtttagtcgttttgagcagcagattttatttctggaaaaactggctgagtcaaCGGATCCCACGAtgaaccgtcatgggcacgacggaccgtcgtggggggtctcgttccaaaacacttagaattctgaaaattgggtactgaaatcgactctctgaacttcgcgacgaaatggcaggacggaccgtagcAGGCATGACGAGCCGTCACAGAACTTTTACTGAAATcaagtctctgagctttgtgacggacctgcaggacggaccatcatagtcgtgacggaccgtcacaggctccgtaagctcactcgggtcggaaattCTGTTAAGTTTTNNNNNNNNNNNNNNNNNNNNNNNNNNNNNNNNNNNNNNNNNNNNNNNNNNNNNNNNNNNNNNNNNNNNNNNNNNNNNNNNNNNNNNNNNNNNNNNNNNNNNNNNNNNNNNNNNNNNNNNNNNNNNNNNNNNNNNNNNNNNNNNNNNNNNNNNNNNNNNNNNNNNNNNNNNNNNNNNNNNNNNNNNNNNNNNNNNNNNNNNNNNNNNNNNNNNNNNNNNNNNNNNNNNNNNNNNNNNNNNNNNNNNNNNNNNNNNNNNNNNNNNNNNNNNNNNNNNNNNNNNNNNNNNNNNNNNNNNNNNNNNNNNNNNNNNNNNNNNNNNNNNNNNNNNNNNNNNNNNNNNNNNNNNNNNNNNNNNNNNNNNNNNNNNNNNNNNNNNNNNNNNNNNNNNNNNNNNNNNNNNNNNNNNNNNNNNNNNNNNNNNNNNNNNNNNNNNNNNNNNNNNNNNNNNNNNNNNNNNNNNNNNNNNNNNNNNNNNNNNNNNNNNNNNNNNNNNNNNNNNNNNNNNNNNNNNNNNNNNNNNNNNNNNNNNNNNNNNNNNNNNNNNNNNNNNNNNNNNNNNNNNNNNNNNNNNNNNNNNNNNNNNNNNNNNNNNNNNNNNNNNNNNNNNNNNNNNNNNNNNNNNNNNNNNNNNNNNNNNNNNNNNNNNNNNNNNNNNNNNNNNNNNNNNNNNNNNNNNNNNNNNNNNNNNNNNNNNNNNNNNNNNNNNNNNNNNNNNNNNNNNNNNNNNNNNNNNNNNNNNNNNNNNNNNNNNNNNNNNNNNNNNNNNNNNNNNNNNNNNNNNNNNNNNNNNNNNNNNNNNNNNNNNNNNNNNNNNNNNNNNNNNNNNNNNNNNNNNNNNNNNNNNNNNNNNNNNNNNNNNNNNNNNNNNNNNNNNNNNNNNNNNNNNNNNNNNNNNNNNNNNNNNNNNNNNNNNNNNNNNNNNNNNNNNNNNNNNNNNNNNNNNNNNNNNNNNNNNNNNNNNNNNNNNNNNNNNNNNNNNNNNNNNNNNNNNNNNNNNNNNNNNNNNNNNNNNNNNNNNNNNNNNNNNNNNNNNNNNNNNNNNNNNNNNNNNNNNNNNNNNNNNNNNNNNNNNNNNNNNNNNNNNNNNNNNNNNNNNNNNNNNNNNNNNNNNNNNNNNNNNNNNNNNNNNNNNNNNNNNNNNNNNNNNNNNNNNNNNNNNNNNNNNNNNNNNNNNNNNNNNNNNNNNNNNNNNNNNNNNNNNNNNNNNNNNNNNNNNNNNNNNNNNNNNNNNNNNNNNNNNNNNNNNNNNNNNNNNNNNNNNNNNNNNNNNNNNNNNNNNNNNNNNNNNNNNNNNNNNNNNNNNNNNNNNNNNNNNNNNNNNNNNNNNNNNNNNNNNNNNNNNNNNNNNNNNNNNNNNNNNNNNNNNNNNNNNNNNNNNNNNNNNNNNNNNNNNNNNNNNNNNNNNNNNNNNNNNNNNNNNNNNNNNNNNNNNNNNNNNNNNNNNNNNNNNNNNNNNNNNNNNNNNNNNNNNNNNNNNNNNNNNNNNNNNNN is a genomic window containing:
- the LOC107004702 gene encoding kinesin-like protein KIN-7D, mitochondrial, giving the protein MAASSSRGRSSSPSPFHYRKQSTPFSSSNSFMNGGRLMPRSVSSSTTSFIGSASGSRSMTPSRNRTDLAYSRPHGNRSPVNYPSAEELLVNEPVDMSRSGESISVTVRFRPMSEREYQKGDESAWYADGDKIVRNEYNPATAYAFDRVFGPDTSTQDVYEVAARPVVKAAMEGINGTVFAYGVTSSGKTHTMHGDHISPGIIPLAIKDVFSIIQDTPGCEFLLRVSYLEIYNEVINDLLDPTGQNLRVREDNQGTYVEGIKEEVVLSPGHALSFIAAGEEHRHVGSNNFNLFSSRSHTIFTLMIESSAHGDEYDGVVFSQLNLIDLAGSESSKTETTGLRRKEGSYINKSLLTLGTVIGKLSEGKSSHVPYRDSKLTRLLQTSLSGHGHVSLICTVTPASSNMEETHNTLKFASRAKRVEIYASRNKIIDEKSLIKKYQREISCLKEELDQLRSGMLVGVNPVELMTLKQQLEEGQVKMQSRLEEEEEAKAALMSRIQRLTKLILVSSKNSIPAYLGDVAGHQRSHSPPEDDKMDSSMLIDGENQKDPSADTSDPKHRRSSSKWNDDISQVGNAITESAQEGISMSDQMDLLVEQVKMLAGEIAFSTSTLKRLVEQSVNDPESSQTQIQNLECEIQEKRKQMRMLEQHIVESGKASVANASFVEMQQTLMKLMTQCSEQSFELEIKSADNRILQEQLQNKCLENKELQEKICRVEQQLAAFKAEQANPSSERCVSDEYIDELRRKIQSQDVENDKLKLEHIQLAEENSGLHVQNQKLSEEASYAKELASAAAVELKNLAAEVTKLSLQNAKLEKELLAAREMSRSRSSNAQTGNVNSRKHGENIRPGRRGRISGRVSEISGVIHDDFDTWDLDPEDLKMELQARKQREAVLEAALADKEIVEDEYRKKVEEGKKREASLENDLANMWVLVAQLKKENSARQDLKLEADCQLSGEGNMVNPEINVGDNKDLIPDVSQDGVHTNAAAEILKEEPLVAHLKARMQEMKEKEHRHLGNGDANSHICKVCFESPTAAMLLPCRHFCLCKSCSLACIECPICRTKIVDRIFAFT